From one Agathobaculum sp. NTUH-O15-33 genomic stretch:
- a CDS encoding sugar ABC transporter ATP-binding protein: MSHIKMEHITKQFPGVVALNDVTVEFERGTITALCGENGAGKSTLGKVLAGIYDHKSYDGAIYVDGKQVQFRNTLDAEKEKIVLVHQELNLIPDLTVEENVFLGDFPVKMGHVDYETMTRRTLEIFEELDIHIDPKETVRNLSTSLQQMVEITKAIAREPEVVIFDESTSSLTAKEIGVFFAILRKLRDKGVTLLYVSHKLEEVFEICDRVVILKDGAYVNEAPVSEIDRDTLITWMVGHGMSGQFPPHDKDLVQHGKVLFEIKDWSVYKTGTSKSEGLKTVDGMSFQVCAGEVVGLYGLMGAGRTRLLNSLFDSERYPHEGRIFVNGREVKNHTAVEAIKNGLGYVTEDRRKTGLCLIHSVSDNILLASLRNYANRLGCISDKKGSDARADMVKRLSIKVANVDSSVAKLSGGNQQKVIFAKWLLNSPHVLLLDEPTRGIDVGAKKEIYSILRKLTEQGVGIVLVSSEIPEVMGVSDRILVVKNGRIAAEVARAEATEELLLHHAIGG, translated from the coding sequence ATGAGCCATATCAAGATGGAGCACATCACAAAGCAGTTTCCGGGCGTGGTGGCGCTGAACGATGTAACGGTGGAGTTTGAACGTGGAACGATCACCGCGCTGTGCGGGGAAAACGGCGCGGGAAAATCGACGCTCGGCAAGGTGCTCGCGGGCATATACGACCATAAATCCTACGACGGCGCGATCTATGTGGACGGCAAGCAGGTGCAATTCCGCAACACGCTGGACGCGGAAAAGGAAAAGATCGTGCTGGTGCATCAGGAACTGAACCTGATCCCGGACCTGACGGTGGAGGAAAACGTGTTTCTGGGCGATTTTCCTGTGAAGATGGGCCACGTCGATTACGAAACCATGACCCGCCGCACGCTGGAAATCTTCGAGGAGCTGGACATCCATATCGACCCGAAGGAGACCGTGCGCAACCTGTCCACCAGCTTGCAGCAGATGGTTGAGATCACCAAGGCCATCGCGCGCGAGCCGGAGGTCGTTATCTTTGACGAGTCGACCAGCTCGCTGACAGCCAAGGAGATCGGTGTATTCTTCGCCATCCTGCGCAAGCTGCGCGACAAGGGGGTCACGCTGCTGTACGTCTCCCATAAGCTCGAAGAGGTGTTCGAGATCTGCGACCGCGTGGTCATTCTCAAGGACGGCGCTTATGTCAACGAAGCGCCGGTGAGCGAGATCGACCGTGACACGCTGATCACATGGATGGTCGGCCACGGCATGAGCGGGCAGTTCCCGCCGCACGACAAGGATCTGGTGCAGCACGGCAAGGTGCTGTTCGAGATAAAGGATTGGAGCGTCTACAAGACCGGCACGTCCAAATCGGAGGGCCTGAAAACCGTGGACGGCATGTCCTTTCAGGTGTGCGCGGGCGAAGTGGTGGGTCTTTACGGGCTGATGGGCGCGGGCCGCACGCGGCTGCTGAATTCGCTGTTCGACAGCGAACGCTATCCGCACGAAGGCCGGATCTTTGTAAACGGCAGGGAAGTGAAGAACCACACCGCCGTGGAGGCGATTAAAAACGGTCTGGGCTATGTCACCGAGGACCGGCGCAAGACCGGCCTGTGCCTGATCCACTCGGTCAGCGACAATATCCTGCTGGCCTCGCTGCGCAACTACGCCAACCGGCTCGGCTGCATCAGCGACAAGAAGGGCTCGGACGCGCGCGCGGACATGGTGAAACGGCTGAGCATCAAGGTGGCGAACGTGGACAGCTCGGTGGCCAAGCTGTCCGGCGGCAACCAGCAAAAGGTGATCTTCGCCAAGTGGCTGCTCAACAGCCCGCATGTGCTGCTGCTGGACGAGCCGACGCGCGGCATCGACGTGGGCGCGAAAAAGGAGATCTATTCCATCCTGCGGAAGCTGACCGAGCAAGGCGTCGGTATCGTGCTGGTCTCCTCGGAAATTCCGGAGGTCATGGGCGTGAGCGACCGGATACTGGTGGTCAAAAACGGCCGGATCGCCGCGGAGGTGGCCCGCGCGGAAGCAACCGAGGAGCTATTGCTCCATCATGCGATTGGAGGGTAA